In a single window of the Brachionichthys hirsutus isolate HB-005 unplaced genomic scaffold, CSIRO-AGI_Bhir_v1 contig_792, whole genome shotgun sequence genome:
- the LOC137916909 gene encoding TSC22 domain family protein 1-like, with protein MASMNSSCYTAAMDLGVCQLRHFSISFLSSLLSAEHVGLDKSSSGASVVAIDNKIEQAMDLVKSHLMYAVREEVEVLKEQIKELIERNSQLEQENTLLKTLASPEQMALFQAQVQTGSPPAAPTVATPGPPSASALVQPIPHSSGPSA; from the exons ATGGCCAGCATGAATTCGTCGTGCTACACCGCGGCCATGGATCTAGGCGTCTGCCAGTTGAGACATTTCTCCATCTCGTTTCTGTCGTCGTTGCTGAGCGCAGAGCACGTCGGCCTCGACAAGAG TTCGTCGGGAGCCAGCGTTGTTGCCATTGACAACAAGATTGAGCAAGCGATG GACCTGGTGAAGAGTCACCTGATGTACGCTGTGCGCGAGGAGGTGGAAGTTCTCAAGGAGCAGATCAAGGAGCTGATTGAGCGCAACTCTCAGTTGGAGCAGGAGAACACTTTATTGAAGACGCTGGCTAGCCCAGAGCAGATGGCCCTGTTCCAGGCCCAGGTACAGACCGGCTCCCCGCCTGCTGCACCAACAGTTGCCACTCCGGGACCCCCCAGCGCCTCCGCCCTCGTCCAGCCGATCCCGCACAGCTCTGGTCCCTCGGCTTAG